The following are encoded in a window of Trichomycterus rosablanca isolate fTriRos1 chromosome 13, fTriRos1.hap1, whole genome shotgun sequence genomic DNA:
- the pgfb gene encoding placenta growth factor, whose product MEQHSVSRKQYGSVCQHLLGKKKQPGNTCMSEGGTGVCSSSVRVILFQEVWGRSFCHTIEMLVDIVQEYPGEVEHMYSPSCVPLIRCAGCCGDEKLECHPTLTSNITMQLLKLKPTEHGQEYVEMTFVEHKSCECRLRKPTPKHDRWKPRGRGRKRKEKQRVKDCDGCQPPQR is encoded by the exons ATGGAGCAACATAGTGTCTCTCGTAAGCAATACGGCTCTGTGTGTCAGCATCTGCTAGGTAAAAAGAAACAGCCGGGGAATACATGCATGTCAGAGGGGGGCACGGGGGTGTGTTCCTCCTCGGTTAGAG TTATCCTGTTTCAGGAGGTGTGGGGGCGAAGTTTCTGCCACACCATCGAGATGCTGGTGGATATAGTGCAGGAGTATCCTGGAGAGGTGGAGCACATGTACAGCCCTTCCTGTGTGCCTTTGATCCGCTGTGCTGGTTGCTGCGGAGACGAGAAATTGGAATGCCACCCAACACTAACCTCCAATATTACTATGCAA TTATTAAAGCTGAAACCAACAGAGCACGGCCAAGAATATGTGGAAATGACATTTGTGGAGCACAAAAGTTGTGAATGTAG ACTAAGAAAGCCTACGCCGAAACATGACAG GTGGAAGCCAAGAGGAAGgggaagaaaaagaaaggagaaacagCGAGTAAAGGACTGTGATGG